A single window of Nocardioides baekrokdamisoli DNA harbors:
- the cobT gene encoding nicotinate-nucleotide--dimethylbenzimidazole phosphoribosyltransferase, whose product MRLYDAINRRRDTRREFNGTVVDDEVLTRLLSAAHAAPSVGMSQPWDFVVIRNPETLAAFRDHVASERDVFAASLDGERADTFSRIKIEGIVESGLGIVVGYDPTRGGSNVLGRHAIADAGLYSTVCAIQNMWLAATAEGVGVGWVSFYREEFLRELVGMPEHVRPVAWLCVGPVDDLPEVPDLERYGWRHRSPLTTVLHDELYGRRTDDYVPTSVAAPSALARREANERLGALATPPGALGRLGELGVWVAACQGEVPPRPIQNPRLVIFAGDHGVAAHGVSAFPPAITGAMVRTFLIGKAGVSALAKANGVAVRVLDIGVDENFDDMPADVVATLQKHKVRRSSGALHLEDALSATEVRAALEAGATVAREEIAAGADLLISGDMGIGNTTPAAALIAAALGLPASEVVGRGTGIDDQALTHKTDLIDQALRRVGSRTNDPVETLQALGSADLAASVGFLLTAAASGVPVLLDGLMAVACGLTADRIAPGAAAWFAAGHRSTEPAQTLALAKMGLEPLLDLGMRLGEGSGAVAAVPVVRNAVALMRDVALLSELGVE is encoded by the coding sequence ATGAGGCTCTATGACGCCATCAATCGACGTCGCGACACCCGCCGTGAGTTCAACGGCACCGTCGTCGACGACGAGGTGCTGACTCGACTGCTCTCGGCCGCCCATGCCGCGCCCAGCGTCGGGATGTCCCAGCCGTGGGACTTCGTGGTGATCCGCAACCCCGAGACGCTGGCCGCGTTCCGCGACCACGTCGCCTCCGAGCGTGACGTCTTCGCGGCGTCCTTGGACGGCGAGCGTGCTGACACGTTCTCCCGGATCAAGATCGAGGGCATCGTCGAGTCCGGTCTGGGGATCGTGGTCGGGTACGACCCGACCCGCGGCGGCTCGAACGTGCTTGGCCGACACGCGATTGCGGACGCCGGGCTCTACTCGACCGTCTGCGCGATCCAGAACATGTGGCTCGCCGCGACTGCCGAAGGGGTTGGCGTTGGTTGGGTGAGCTTCTATCGCGAGGAGTTCCTCCGCGAGTTGGTCGGCATGCCCGAGCACGTACGCCCGGTGGCGTGGTTGTGTGTCGGTCCGGTCGACGACCTTCCCGAGGTCCCCGACCTGGAGCGGTACGGCTGGCGGCACCGGTCCCCGCTCACGACGGTGCTGCACGACGAGCTCTACGGCCGGCGTACTGACGACTACGTGCCGACCTCCGTCGCCGCCCCGTCGGCCCTGGCCCGCCGCGAGGCGAACGAGCGTCTCGGCGCCCTGGCGACGCCTCCGGGCGCGCTCGGCCGCCTCGGTGAGCTCGGCGTCTGGGTCGCGGCCTGTCAGGGCGAGGTCCCGCCCCGTCCGATCCAGAACCCACGCCTGGTCATCTTCGCCGGCGACCACGGTGTCGCGGCGCACGGCGTCTCGGCCTTCCCGCCGGCGATCACCGGTGCGATGGTGCGTACCTTCCTGATCGGCAAAGCCGGTGTGTCGGCGCTGGCGAAGGCCAACGGTGTGGCGGTACGCGTCCTCGACATCGGGGTCGACGAGAACTTCGACGACATGCCGGCCGATGTGGTCGCGACCCTGCAGAAGCACAAGGTCCGCCGGTCATCGGGCGCCCTCCACCTCGAGGATGCGCTGAGCGCGACCGAGGTCCGTGCAGCCCTCGAGGCCGGCGCAACTGTCGCTCGTGAGGAGATCGCCGCCGGCGCGGATCTGCTGATCAGCGGTGACATGGGGATCGGCAACACCACGCCGGCCGCCGCCCTGATCGCGGCTGCCCTCGGCCTGCCTGCCTCGGAGGTCGTCGGGCGCGGTACCGGCATCGACGACCAGGCCCTGACCCACAAGACCGACCTCATCGACCAGGCGCTCCGTCGCGTCGGCTCCCGGACCAATGACCCCGTCGAGACCTTGCAGGCGCTCGGGTCGGCGGATCTTGCGGCCAGCGTCGGGTTCCTCCTGACCGCTGCAGCGTCGGGCGTACCTGTGCTTCTGGATGGCCTGATGGCCGTCGCCTGCGGACTGACCGCTGATCGGATCGCCCCCGGTGCGGCGGCCTGGTTCGCCGCCGGACACCGGTCCACCGAGCCGGCTCAGACGCTCGCCCTGGCCAAGATGGGCCTGGAACCGTTGCTGGACCTCGGCATGCGCCTCGGCGAGGGCTCCGGAGCCGTTGCCGCGGTGCCGGTGGTACGCAACGCCGTCGCGCTGATGCGGGATGTGGCGTTGCTGTCCGAGCTCGGGGTCGAGTAG